The Tissierella sp. genome has a segment encoding these proteins:
- the aroB gene encoding 3-dehydroquinate synthase, which translates to MDFKMADNIWEELKKYIIKENFILATDRNVYNAYKEDIDNLMDGRTSIYIMPSGETNKTHEELMNIYEVLIENKIDRNGIILSLGGGVVGDLVGFAASTYKRGIDYIQVPTTLLSQVDSSIGGKTGIDFQGYKNIVGSFYFPIVSLIETSFIHTLPEREITCGLGEIIKYGLIKDYDFFKYIEKNIKKIYMRDMRIIQHVVKKSIEIKLSFVEEDKLDLGIRQKLNFGHTIGHGIESLFNCERYNHGESIILGMIYESKIAYDRNFIDEEYYREIINILRPLVEEVSFTDEDIKLVLNYMGNDKKNKDNKTAFVLPIGKGKVDIFYDIDEEVIRKSFLSDF; encoded by the coding sequence ATGGACTTTAAGATGGCAGATAATATTTGGGAAGAGTTAAAAAAGTATATAATTAAAGAAAACTTTATTTTAGCTACTGATAGGAATGTATATAATGCATATAAAGAAGATATAGATAATTTAATGGATGGAAGAACAAGTATATACATTATGCCTTCAGGAGAAACAAATAAAACTCACGAAGAATTAATGAATATATACGAGGTCTTAATAGAGAATAAAATTGATAGAAATGGTATAATCTTAAGTCTTGGTGGAGGAGTAGTAGGTGATTTAGTAGGTTTTGCAGCATCCACATATAAAAGAGGTATTGATTACATTCAAGTCCCTACTACATTATTATCTCAAGTGGATAGTAGTATTGGTGGAAAGACTGGCATTGATTTTCAAGGGTACAAGAATATTGTAGGTAGCTTTTATTTTCCAATAGTTTCTTTAATTGAAACTTCTTTCATTCACACCTTGCCAGAAAGAGAAATTACCTGTGGACTAGGAGAGATAATAAAATATGGCTTAATCAAAGACTATGATTTTTTTAAATATATAGAAAAAAATATTAAAAAGATTTATATGAGGGATATGAGAATAATCCAACATGTTGTTAAGAAATCTATAGAGATAAAATTATCTTTTGTTGAGGAAGATAAATTAGATTTAGGAATCCGACAAAAGTTGAATTTTGGACATACCATAGGACATGGTATAGAGTCTCTTTTCAATTGTGAAAGATATAATCATGGGGAGTCTATAATACTTGGAATGATATATGAAAGCAAAATTGCATATGATAGGAATTTTATCGACGAAGAGTATTATAGAGAGATAATAAACATACTAAGACCTTTAGTAGAAGAAGTATCTTTTACCGATGAAGATATAAAGCTTGTATTAAACTATATGGGAAATGATAAGAAGAATAAAGATAATAAAACTGCATTTGTTTTACCTATTGGAAAAGGTAAAGTAGATATATTTTATGACATTGATGAAGAAGTCATAAGGAAATCCTTCTTAAGTGATTTTTAG